Part of the Motacilla alba alba isolate MOTALB_02 chromosome Z, Motacilla_alba_V1.0_pri, whole genome shotgun sequence genome, AAATATTCAACCTTTCAAAGTAAGGTCCCATTAATCATAAGACTATTTCTCTAAAGAAACAATTAATTTAGCTGTGCAACAGCAGTTACAGTATGTTTAAGTTGAACTGTAAAGCAAGTTCTGCCTTTCCATTGGCATTGAACATCAGCAAACTCGAGTAGACCCTGTAATCCATAGTGGAGgtactgcaaaacaaaaaatacaggaGCATACACAATAAAGACTGAGTAACAgatttgaaaataagaaatataatGTAGCTAATCTTGCTGGGTTGTTTTCTTCATTCAGTTTATGTATTTTCATGTTCACAGATCCACTGTAGTTTGCTGCCATTTAATTCTAACAACTCAACTGATTGAGGAGATTCTGTTGTAATGTATCCAGTGGCTGTTCCTGCACCAGGAGGTGAAGGAAGTAGTGGACAACATGggaaacttatttttttcctttttgtttttggAGCTGTGTTGCTCTGTGCTGGATTCCTTCTTTCAGTCTTTATTCTCCAGTCATGTCCATCTGGAAGCTTCAGTGACTGTAATGAGGTCCTTAAGGCTGCTGGGCCGGTGCTGGCTGTAACTGGACTGGTCTGTGTTTTACTGGCACGATCAAGGGCTAGGATGTATATAAGACAAAGACAATTGCAAAATGAGCAGGTGTACAGCCTTGTTTTTTGTCGTGGGAACTGTCAGTTTGCCCAGTTTCTCATATTTGGATTCCTGTTTTTAACTAGTGGAATGTTAATTAGCGTCCTGGGCATTTGGGTTCCTGgttgcagccctggctggcatACGATACAGCTCAACCACACTGGCACTTCTGACATAGACCTCCAGGGCTGTGGATTCCTGTCACTTCAAATCTTGGGACCTTTGATTGTGCTCACTGGGTTGTGTTTCTTCGTGATAGCTCAtgttaaaaagaagcaaaacttaAATCTCAACCAAGAATCCTGTGAAAGTGAAGAACATCCTCAGAGCCCTGAATCTTTTCAGGTTACAGTAGGTGAGTAAAAAACATTGGAACTTTACACTGGGAAttagtgaggtttttttcaacTAATAATTTATGTCTGGGTATtacttatttattattattacttaatTAGTATGAGCTCTAAGCATGTCAGTTCTGCCATGTCAGGACAGCTGAAATAGAATAATGTTATTTTGTCTCATATGCTTTCTGTATGATCAGTTCAGTTACCTTTTTTCTACCTAAAAAGGTACAAAATCTCTCTTTGGCATGAAAAGTAAGGTCTGACTGTGTAAAGCAATGTAACCTGACACAAATGAGTCTAACCCCAGTTCTGTTCTCAAACTATGTAATTGACACTGTAGATCAGACTTCTATGACTATATTTGAGATCTATTTTAGCCTTGAGCTCTGACCCCTTAAagtactgtattttttaaattgtggcCACATCCTCAGTTGTTAAGAGATATAATTACGAGTTTTAAACTCTTCAATTACAGAGAGGAAATTGGTAGATTTTTTTGCTGTATGATATATTGATCTAGTGAACTGTGTATCAATAGTCATGGTTAGTGTGCCTTGAACTACGAGTAACTTAGTAGGGAAACTATCGCAGCACACAAAATCATTTCTCAGAGCCATTAATGACTTCTGTTACAGCACTGCAGTACTTATGGAGAAACTTAGAATGACTTACTTTATTTTTGGGAGGGAAACTAAATGCTTTCATATCCTTAAAACATTTCAACAGTAACTGTGTGTTTTGCACTTTGGCTTCTTGTAGACAGCCAACCATATTTGTGTTTCTTAGCTAGATGAACACTCCCCCTTGTCAGCTGTATTGTCTAAATTAAATCCTTCATTTATAAATATGCTGCATCTTTATTTGGggattattttggttttgaatgtATCTCAAACCTACACCAACAGCCTAGAATGTATCAATTCTGTATGTGGGATAATTTATCTTAAAAGCTAAGCAAGTAAAAGCTGTAGGATGCTGTTAATATAACCAGAGGTGCTCACTTCTTCAGAGGTAGTAATTGGTGTTCTTTCCCCTAGGTGATGCTGTGATGGTATTCCCACCCCCACCACCTCCATATTTTGCTGACCCTATGTCACCAACTGTGACTCATTGTCTTATGTCAAGTGTTTTGCCTACAAGTGAAAATCCACCACCATACCACTCTATCTTCAGTGATGGGTAAGACTGTTCATCTCTGACTTTAGAAATATGAGGTATCCAAGAATTCTTTAGGTATCCAAGACCCTGTTCTTATGTAATCATTGTGAATTAACTACTAGGCATGACAAGGTTTTCTAGTGCATAAGTCAACTTACTTCAGGTACTTTACTTGAATTGGTGTTAAAATACTGTTGTATACTAGGAGAGCTACAAACTGTGGAGTGTCCTTTATgagaattaaattattattgttatgaCTGGAAGGAACTACTGAAGTTCTTAAATCAGTGCCCCATAGTAGATTTGTTCCACAGATTGTCAAGGAGAGGATGCCATTGACAGCAGTGTGGTAGTGACATGATACACATATTGCCAGATTTTAGAAGCCTCTGTAGAAACAGAGCTGCAAGTATTTT contains:
- the TMEM171 gene encoding transmembrane protein 171, with product MLISVLGIWVPGCSPGWHTIQLNHTGTSDIDLQGCGFLSLQILGPLIVLTGLCFFVIAHVKKKQNLNLNQESCESEEHPQSPESFQVTVGDAVMVFPPPPPPYFADPMSPTVTHCLMSSVLPTSENPPPYHSIFSDGAQLADDERTVAVRDYESIYTISGSSSPSDILPMLYLSSESPPKYEEKASITNNEHSPSSLSFSSVSLATSDTSS